A genomic segment from Camarhynchus parvulus chromosome 7, STF_HiC, whole genome shotgun sequence encodes:
- the STK16 gene encoding serine/threonine-protein kinase 16: MGQTLCVCSRGTVSLGGARYLLLHRLAEGGFSYVDLVEGLRDGRFYALKRILCHDKEDRQAALHEVEMHGLFDHPNILRLVAHCMVEKGTKHEAWLLLPYVKGGTLWREVEALREKGSFMPEQRILLILHGICRGLQAIHSKGYAHRDLKPTNVLLDEDDQPVLMDLGSMNQARIEVNSSREAMAVQDWAAQRCTISYRAPELFTVPSQCVIDERTDIWSLGCVLYCMMFGEGPYDAIFQKGDSVALAVQNPLTLPSTTRYSAALQRLLFSMMTVNPQERPSINEIIHQLEGLQPAPAGQDTTQI, encoded by the exons ATGGGGCAGACGCTGTGCGTCTGCTCCCGGGGCACCGTCAGCCTGGGGGGAGCGCGGTACCTCCTGCTCCACCGCCTGGCAGAGGG GGGTTTCAGCTATGTGGACCTGGTGGAGGGGCTGCGGGACGGGCGCTTCTACGCCCTGAAGCGCATCCTGTGCCACGACAAGGAGGACCGCCAGGCCGCCCTGCACGAGGTGGAGATGCACGGCCTCTTCGACCACCCCAACATCCTGCGCCTGGTGGCCCACTGCATGGTGGAGAAGGGCACCAAGCACGAAGCCTGGCTTCTCCTGCCCTATGTGAAG GGCGGAACCCTCTGGAGAGAGGTGGAAGCACTGCGAGAGAAAGGCAGCTTCATGCCAGAGCAGCGgatcctcctcatcctccatGGGATCTGCCGTGGGCTGCAGGCCATCCACAGCAAGGGCTATGCACACAG GGACCTCAAGCCCACCAATGTGCTGCTGGATGAGGATGaccagcctgtgctgatggACCTGGGCTCCATGAACCAAGCTCGCATTGAAGTCAACAGCTCTCGGGAGGCCATGGCTGTGCAG GACTGGGCTGCCCAGCGCTGCACCATCTCCTACCGTGCCCCCGAGCTCTTCACGGTGCCGAGCCAGTGTGTGATAGATGAGCGTACGGATATCTGG TCCTTAGGCTGTGTGCTGTACTGCATGATGTTTGGAGAGGGCCCCTATGATGCCATCTTCCAGAAGGGTGACAGTGTGGCTCTGGCAGTTCAGAACCCCCTCACGTTGCCCTCCACGAccag ATACTCGGCTGCCTTGCAACGCCTGCTCTTCTCCATGATGACAGTGAACCCCCAGGAGAGACCCAGCATAAATGAAATCATCCACCAactggaggggctgcagccagcaccagcaggacagGACACCACACAGATCTGA
- the GLB1L gene encoding beta-galactosidase-1-like protein isoform X2, whose amino-acid sequence MGLPALGLLLAAGLLHTQASPSARSFQLDYEHNCFRKDGAPFRYISGSIHYARIPRPAWRDRLLKMYMSGLSAVQVYIPWNYHETLPGVYDFTGNRDVEAFLDLTAELGLLVILRPGPYICAEWEMGGLPAWLLWKPDIILRTSNPAYLAAVDSWLHVLLPKIKPRLYHQGGNIISVQVENEYGSYYACDHGYLRHLLGSFRALLGSEVLLFTTDSTGAQELRCGTLQGLYATVDFGPGSNVTEAFGAQRRVEPRGPLVNSEYYTGWLDYWGEAHASTSAAWVARGLEDMLQLGASTNMQVVTRQRAQPPGQWASPLAFIPLGSGQHGPYMFHGGTNFAYWSGADYKGQYKPVTTSYDYDAPLSEAGDPTEKLFAIRTVISKFQPLPAGPMPPATPKYAYGWVALQKYADLLDVLDVLCPSGPIQSQFPLTFEALKQVHGFVVYHTQLPWDVPDPAMLGAPPHSICDRGYVMLQKEYQGTLERDGQTTLHVTGRAGDSLDILMENMGRISFGANTSDFKGLLGNLSLNSRPLSNWLIYPLAIDTTVQQGWPHTALPKSSSGGRVGPAFYTGTFETPGIAWDTFVKFPGWSKGLLWINGFNLGRYWSCRGPQQTLFVPGSVLHAGRPNNITVLELEGAPPTPLLLFLDHPLYNRTLGCSTMATE is encoded by the exons ATGGGACTGCCGGCCCTGGgcctgctgctggcagcggGGCTCCTGCACACGCAG gcCTCCCCTTCGGCGCGCTCCTTCCAGCTGGATTACGAACACAACTGCTTCCGCAAGGACGGTGCCCCTTTCCGCTACATCTCGGGCAGCATCCACTACGCCCGCATCCCGCGCCCTGCCTGGAGGGACCGGCTGCTCAAGATGTACATGAGCGGGCTCAGCGCTGTGCAGGT CTACATCCCCTGGAACTACCATGAGACACTGCCAGGAGTTTATGACTTCACTGGGAACCGGGATGTGGAAGCCTTCCTGGACCTGACGGCTGAGCTGGGACTTCTGGTGATCCTGCGGCCGGGGCCCTACATCTGTGCAGAGTGGGAGATG GGTGGcttgcctgcctggctgctgtggaaaCCAGACATCATCCTGCGTACCTCCAACCCTG CCTACCTGGCAGCCGTGGACTCCTGgctccatgtcctgctgcccaAGATCAAACCACGCCTGTACCACCAGGGAGGGAACATCATCAGTGTGCAG gTGGAAAATGAATATGGGAGCTACTATGCCTGTGACCATGGATACTTGCGGCACCTGCTGGGCTCCTTTCGGGCGCTGCTGGGCAGTGAGGTGCTGCTCTTCACCACCGACAGCACGGGAGCCCAGGAGCTGCGCTGCGGCACCCTGCAGGGGCTCTATGCCACCGTCGACTTTGGGCCAG GATCCAATGTGACGGAGGCATTTGGTGCCCAGCGCCGCGTGGAACCGAGGGGGCCCCTG GTAAACTCCGAGTACTACACAGGTTGGCTGGACTACTGGGGCGAGGCACATGCCAGCACCAGCGCAGCGTGGGTGGCCCGGGGGCTGGAGGacatgctgcagctgggagccagcaccAACATGCAAGTAGTCACCAGGCAGAGGGCACAGCCACCAGGGCAGTGGGCATCACCTCTTGCCTTCATCCCACTGGGATCAGGCCAGCATGGACC GTACATGTTCCATGGAGGGACGAATTTTGCCTACTGGAGCG GTGCTGACTACAAGGgccagtacaaaccagtgacCACCAGCTATGACTATGATGCCCCCCTGTCGGAGGCAGGAGACCCCACTGAGAAGCTGTTTGCCATTCGCACGGTCATCAGCAAG ttccagcccctgccagctggCCCGATGCCACCTGCCACCCCCAAGTATGCCTATGGCTGGGTGGCCCTGCAGAAG TATGCTGACCTCCTGGATGTCTTGGATGTGCTGTGCCCCTCTGGGCCCATCCAGAGCCAGTTCCCTCTCACCTTTGAGGCCCTAAAGCAG GTCCATGGCTTTGTGGTGTACCAcacacagctgccctgggatgtcccagACCCAGCCATGCTGGGTGCTCCTCCCCACAGCATCTGTGACCGTGGCTACGTGATGCTGCAGAAG GAGTACCAGGGCACGCTGGAGCGGGATGGGCAGACAACATTGCATGtaacaggcagggcaggggacagcctggACATCCTCATGGAGAACATGGGCAGGATCAGCTTCGGGGCCAACACCAGTGACTTCAAG GGCTTGCTGGGAAACCTCTCACTGAACTCCAGGCCTCTCAGCAACTGGCTGATCTATCCCCTGGCCATAGACACCACAGTCCAACAGGGCTGGCCCCACACTGCTCTGCCAAAATCAAGCAGTGGGGGCCGAGTGGGGCCAGCCTTCTACACTGGGACCTTTGAGACACCTGGCATCGCCTGGGACACCTTCGTGAAGTTCCCAGGTTGGAGCAAG GGACTGCTGTGGATAAATGGCTTCAACCTGGGCCGGTACTGGAGCTGTCGTGGGCCCCAGCAGACCCTGTTTGTGCCTGGCTCGGTGCTGCACGCTGGCCGCCCCAACAACATCACAGTGCTGGAGCTAGAAGGGGCACCTCCCActcccctcctgctcttccttgaCCACCCCCTTTACAACAGGACACTTGGCTGCAGCACCATGGCCACGGAGTAA
- the GLB1L gene encoding beta-galactosidase-1-like protein isoform X1, translating to MGLPALGLLLAAGLLHTQASPSARSFQLDYEHNCFRKDGAPFRYISGSIHYARIPRPAWRDRLLKMYMSGLSAVQVYIPWNYHETLPGVYDFTGNRDVEAFLDLTAELGLLVILRPGPYICAEWEMGGLPAWLLWKPDIILRTSNPAYLAAVDSWLHVLLPKIKPRLYHQGGNIISVQVENEYGSYYACDHGYLRHLLGSFRALLGSEVLLFTTDSTGAQELRCGTLQGLYATVDFGPGSNVTEAFGAQRRVEPRGPLVNSEYYTGWLDYWGEAHASTSAAWVARGLEDMLQLGASTNMQVVTRQRAQPPGQYMFHGGTNFAYWSGADYKGQYKPVTTSYDYDAPLSEAGDPTEKLFAIRTVISKFQPLPAGPMPPATPKYAYGWVALQKYADLLDVLDVLCPSGPIQSQFPLTFEALKQVHGFVVYHTQLPWDVPDPAMLGAPPHSICDRGYVMLQKEYQGTLERDGQTTLHVTGRAGDSLDILMENMGRISFGANTSDFKGLLGNLSLNSRPLSNWLIYPLAIDTTVQQGWPHTALPKSSSGGRVGPAFYTGTFETPGIAWDTFVKFPGWSKGLLWINGFNLGRYWSCRGPQQTLFVPGSVLHAGRPNNITVLELEGAPPTPLLLFLDHPLYNRTLGCSTMATE from the exons ATGGGACTGCCGGCCCTGGgcctgctgctggcagcggGGCTCCTGCACACGCAG gcCTCCCCTTCGGCGCGCTCCTTCCAGCTGGATTACGAACACAACTGCTTCCGCAAGGACGGTGCCCCTTTCCGCTACATCTCGGGCAGCATCCACTACGCCCGCATCCCGCGCCCTGCCTGGAGGGACCGGCTGCTCAAGATGTACATGAGCGGGCTCAGCGCTGTGCAGGT CTACATCCCCTGGAACTACCATGAGACACTGCCAGGAGTTTATGACTTCACTGGGAACCGGGATGTGGAAGCCTTCCTGGACCTGACGGCTGAGCTGGGACTTCTGGTGATCCTGCGGCCGGGGCCCTACATCTGTGCAGAGTGGGAGATG GGTGGcttgcctgcctggctgctgtggaaaCCAGACATCATCCTGCGTACCTCCAACCCTG CCTACCTGGCAGCCGTGGACTCCTGgctccatgtcctgctgcccaAGATCAAACCACGCCTGTACCACCAGGGAGGGAACATCATCAGTGTGCAG gTGGAAAATGAATATGGGAGCTACTATGCCTGTGACCATGGATACTTGCGGCACCTGCTGGGCTCCTTTCGGGCGCTGCTGGGCAGTGAGGTGCTGCTCTTCACCACCGACAGCACGGGAGCCCAGGAGCTGCGCTGCGGCACCCTGCAGGGGCTCTATGCCACCGTCGACTTTGGGCCAG GATCCAATGTGACGGAGGCATTTGGTGCCCAGCGCCGCGTGGAACCGAGGGGGCCCCTG GTAAACTCCGAGTACTACACAGGTTGGCTGGACTACTGGGGCGAGGCACATGCCAGCACCAGCGCAGCGTGGGTGGCCCGGGGGCTGGAGGacatgctgcagctgggagccagcaccAACATGCAAGTAGTCACCAGGCAGAGGGCACAGCCACCAGGGCA GTACATGTTCCATGGAGGGACGAATTTTGCCTACTGGAGCG GTGCTGACTACAAGGgccagtacaaaccagtgacCACCAGCTATGACTATGATGCCCCCCTGTCGGAGGCAGGAGACCCCACTGAGAAGCTGTTTGCCATTCGCACGGTCATCAGCAAG ttccagcccctgccagctggCCCGATGCCACCTGCCACCCCCAAGTATGCCTATGGCTGGGTGGCCCTGCAGAAG TATGCTGACCTCCTGGATGTCTTGGATGTGCTGTGCCCCTCTGGGCCCATCCAGAGCCAGTTCCCTCTCACCTTTGAGGCCCTAAAGCAG GTCCATGGCTTTGTGGTGTACCAcacacagctgccctgggatgtcccagACCCAGCCATGCTGGGTGCTCCTCCCCACAGCATCTGTGACCGTGGCTACGTGATGCTGCAGAAG GAGTACCAGGGCACGCTGGAGCGGGATGGGCAGACAACATTGCATGtaacaggcagggcaggggacagcctggACATCCTCATGGAGAACATGGGCAGGATCAGCTTCGGGGCCAACACCAGTGACTTCAAG GGCTTGCTGGGAAACCTCTCACTGAACTCCAGGCCTCTCAGCAACTGGCTGATCTATCCCCTGGCCATAGACACCACAGTCCAACAGGGCTGGCCCCACACTGCTCTGCCAAAATCAAGCAGTGGGGGCCGAGTGGGGCCAGCCTTCTACACTGGGACCTTTGAGACACCTGGCATCGCCTGGGACACCTTCGTGAAGTTCCCAGGTTGGAGCAAG GGACTGCTGTGGATAAATGGCTTCAACCTGGGCCGGTACTGGAGCTGTCGTGGGCCCCAGCAGACCCTGTTTGTGCCTGGCTCGGTGCTGCACGCTGGCCGCCCCAACAACATCACAGTGCTGGAGCTAGAAGGGGCACCTCCCActcccctcctgctcttccttgaCCACCCCCTTTACAACAGGACACTTGGCTGCAGCACCATGGCCACGGAGTAA
- the ANKZF1 gene encoding ankyrin repeat and zinc finger domain-containing protein 1, giving the protein MPESRSVFEAAQDPELLHGLSLVTGAAADAGAAQPAPASHEKPAAASCEEKPHGVTEVPERMCCLTCGQVFGSREEQTEHYRLDWHRFNLKQRLLGRRTLPEEVFEEKTRTGDVSSISGSDSDSSDVSSESELLPSVSDSGQTPQIPRSHKVLLRNAKGQLISAYRCVLLTGKGDIEEPVELTASLQSLDASTCWVVLMMGGGHFAGAVFRGLQVQEHKTFHRYTVQARRGTAQGLRDAQTPGSAPRSAGASLRRYNEAALLKDIQDLLAAWAQPLSEAQRIFLRAPHHNHALLFGGRNPPLTRGDPRICHIPLSTRRATLREVLRVHATLASLQVYGKDTPLEDIIGSPRRVWQKRQKAEVDPPQEDTTAPEEEEEEEEESPAGELETVEVTLGTLHLREFEVMPKRNRKRRKKRDKKVEKGPCAKETGGQPGLEAVTELQGEAEAGLLPWSNGGDPQTQLCDALFTACKTGDMQTLRHLLGVPENGGLPEHSEDGQSLDMARSLLNQPVDKQGCTLLHVAAQAGRAEAVCLLLEAGADPALRDRQERTPYCTSADRQTRNAFRKFMVAHPDKYDYSRAKVPGPLTQEMEAKKLEKKRAQKAQRKQREQAQREEQQRWEQEQERKQWFAALSDREKRALAAERRLAAQLQDTGMTPANISRCWQCGESLLGRIPFHYLDFSFCSTACLQTHRRAQAGHT; this is encoded by the exons ATGCCGGAGAGCAGGTCGGTGTTTGAGGCTGCCCAGGACCCTGAACTCCTGCACGGGCTGAGCCTGGTCACCGGAGCTGCTGCGGATGCGGGTGCTGCCCAGCCGGCTCCTGCGAGCCACG AGaaacctgcagcagccagctgtgagGAGAAGCCCCATGGGGTCACCGAGGTGCCAGAGAGGATGTGCTGCTTGACCTGCGGGCAGGTGTTTGGGAGCCGGGAGGagcag ACTGAGCACTACCGTCTTGACTGGCATCGCTTCAACCTGAAGCAGCGACTCCTGGGGCGCCGGACACTGCCTGAGGAAGTGTTTGAGGAGAAAACCCGCACAG gTGATGTTTCCAGCATCTCAGGATCCGACTCGGATAGCTCTGATGTGAGCAGTGAGTCGGAGTTGCTGCCCTCTGTCAGTGACAGTGGCCAGACCCCCCAGATTCCCCGCTCCCACAAAGTGCTGCTCCGCAATGCCAAGGGCCAGCTCATCTCCGCCTACCGCTGTGTGCTGCTCACTGGGAAG GGTGACATTGAGGAGCCGGTGGAGCTGACGGCATCACTGCAGAGCCTCGATGCAAGCACGTGCTGGGTTGTGCTGATGATGGGTGGCGGGCACTTCGCAGGAGCAGTGTTCCGGGG cctgCAGGTGCAGGAGCACAAGACCTTCCACCGGTACACGGTGCAAGCACGGCGGGGCACAGCGCAGGGCCTTCGGGATGCCCAGACCCCGGGGTCAGCCCCCAGATCTGCTGGGGCCTCCCTGCGCCGCTACAACGAGGCTGCACTGCTCAAG gaTATTCAGGACctcctggcagcctgggcacagcccctgagTGAAGCTCAGCGCATCTTCCTCCGGGCCCCTCATCACAACCATGCGCTGCTCTTCGGTGGCAGGAACCCACCCCTCACCCGAGGGGACCCTCGCATCTGTCACATCCCCCTCAGCACCCGCAGGGCCACCCTGCGAGAGGTGCTGCGAGTCCACGCCACGCTGGCCAGCCTGCAGGTGTACG ggaaggacACACCACTGGAGGACATCATTGGGTCCCCCAGGAGGGTCTGGCAGAAGAGGCAGAAGGCAGAAGTGGATCCCCCGCAGGAAGACACAACAG ccccagaggaggaggaggaagaggaggaagaaagccCTGCAGGGGAACTGGAGACTGTGGAAGTGACACTGGGGACCTTGCACCTCCGGGAGTTCGAGGTGATGCCCAAGCGAAACCgcaaaaggaggaagaagagggacAAGAAGGTGGAGAAAG GGCCTTGTGCTAAAGAGACTGGTGGGCAGCCTGGCTTGgaggcagtgacagagctgcagggggaggctgaggctgggctgCTTCCCTGGAGCAATGGAG GAGACCCTCAGACCCAGCTCTGCGATGCTCTGTTCACTGCCTGCAAGACAGGGGATATGCAGACACTGCGGCACCTCCTGGGAGTGCCAGAGAACGGGGGCCTGCCAGAGCACAGTGAGGATGGGCAGTCTCTGGATATGGCCCGCTCCTTGCTGAACCAGCCCGTGGACAAGCAGGGCTGCACCCTGCTTCACgtggcagctcaggctggcagggctgaggctgtgtgtctgctgctggaggcaggagcagacCCTGCCCTCAG ggacaggcaggagaggaCCCCATACTGCACCTCTGCTGACAGACAGACCCGCAATGCCTTCCGCAAGTTCATGGTGGCCCATCCAGACAAGTACGACTACAGCCGTGCCAAG GTGCCAGGGCCCCTGAcacaggagatggaggccaagaagcTGGAGAAGAAGCGGGCACAGAAAGCCCAGCGGAAGCAACGGGAGCAAGCACAGCGGGAGGAGCAGCAgcgctgggagcaggagcaggaaaggaagcAGTGGTTTGCAGCCCTGTCTGACAGGGAGAAG AGGGCACTGGCTGCTGAGAGGAGGttggctgcacagctgcaggacaCCGGCATGACTCCTGCCAACATCAG CCGCTGCTGGCAGTGTGGAGAGTCCCTGTTGGGACGGATCCCCTTCCACTACCTCGACTTCTCCTTCTGTTCCACGGCCTGCCTGCAAACACACCGCCGGGCCCAGGCTGGCCACACCTAA